Part of the Sphingobium lignivorans genome is shown below.
CTCGACCGGTGCCCATGCCGCTTTCTGAAGCGACTGGCGCGTCTCCCGGATCATCGCCGGCGACGCGATCATCTCGGTGACGTTGAGCCCGGAGCCATAACGGCGCACGAGCGTACGGAAGGGCATGTCGGTGACGCCCGTCATCGGGGCGAGGATCACCGGCATGTCGATCCGCACCGGACCGATCTGGATGGGCTTGAGCGTCGTCATGTTCAGAATGCCTAAAAAACAGGCAGCGCCCTTAGCGCGAAAGCGGTTGGCGAGCAAGCAACCGCTGGGCTAAGCGCCTCGCTCATGGTCTCCCCTCCGCGCACTGCTGCTATCGTCCTCGCTGCCGGAAGCGGTTCACGCACGGGCGCAATGCGGCCCAAGCAATATCGCCCGCTCGCCGGGCGGCCGGTCGCCGCCCATTCCATCTTGGCCTTGCGCGGGCATCCCGCCGTCGACATTGTGCTGCTGGTGGTGGCGCCGGGCATGGCGGACGAAGCGCGCGCGATGCTTGGCGACGAGGCGGCGGATGTGCTCATCGTGGAAGGCGGCGCCTCCCGCCGGCAATCGGTCGCGAATGCGCTGGAAGCCCTGGCGAGCGCGGAGACTCCGCCCGCGCGCGTCCTCATCCATGACAGTGCCCGCCCCGTGCTGCCGGCAGGCGTGATCGACCGGCTGCTCAGCGCCCTGGCGACGGGCGCCGCTGGAGCCATGCCGGTGCTGCCTGTTGCCGATACGCTGGTGCGGGCGGAGGGGGACGAGGCCGGCGCCGTGATCGACCGCGCAGTCCTGCGCCGGGTGCAGACGCCGCAAGCCTTCGATTTTGAAGTGGTGCTGGCTGCCCATCGCGGCTGGTCCGGCGAGCTGGAACCGACGGACGACGCGCAGATGGTTCGGGCGACGGGCAGCGCGGTCCGGCTGGTGGAGGGCGATACGCGGCTCGACAAGATCACCTGGCCGGGCGATCATGAACGAATGGAGCGGGAGCTCATGGCGATAATGACGGCCCGCACTGGCCTCGGCTTCGATGTTCACCGCCTGGTCGCGGGCGCCCCGCTCTGGTTGTGCGGTGTCGAAATTCCCCACAGCCATGGGCTGTCCGGCCATAGCGATGCAGATGTGGCAATCCACGCCCTTGTCGACGCCATTCTGGGTGCGCTGGCGGAAGGCGATATCGGGAGCCATTTCCCTCCCTCCGATCCGCAGTGGCGCGGCGCGCGATCCGGGCAGTTCCTGGCCTTCGCGGCGGAGCGTGTCCGCGCCCGGGGCGGGATCATCGACCATGTCGACGTGACCATCATCTGCGAGGCTCCGAAGATCGGGCCTCATCGCGATGCGATGCGCAGCGCCCTCGCCCGGATCATGGACATACCTGAGTCGCGGGTGAGCGTGAAGGCGACGACAACGGAGCGGCTTGGCCTCACCGGCCGGGGCGAGGGCATCGCGGCGCAAACCCTGGCCAGCCTTCGCTTGCCCGAAGAACCGGCCTTTCCTGCGCCCTGAGCTTCACCGGTTCACTGGGCGAAACCCGCAGGAGAGTTAATGCCATTGGCTTTTGAGGCGGATCGGCCCATGCTGCGCGGCATGGCAGGGGTCGCAGAAGCAAAGATATGCTTGCTGCCGGAAGAGCTGGTGATGTTGGCCCGCGAGGTAATCGAGGCCAATCGCAAGCTCGGACGGCGTATTGTTGTTGCCGAGAGCTGCACTGGCGGCCTCGTGTCCGCAGCGCTCACCGAAATTCCCGGTTCGTCCGCGGTGTTCGAAGCAGGTTTCGTCACTTATTCCAATGCGCAGAAGATCAGCCTGCTCGGCGTGAGCGAGGACGTGCTCGATACCTTTGGCGCGGTCTCCATCGCCACGGCCTGGGCCATGGCGCAAGGCGCGCTCAATCGCAGCGGCGCGGATATCGCGGTGTCGATCACCGGCGTCGCGGGTCCTGACGGCGGAACGGAGCTCAAGCCGGTCGGCACCGTCGTCTTCGCCCGAGCCGAACGCGGCGACGAAAGCGAGAATGTGGTGGCGGACCTGCGACGGTTCGAGGACGAAGGCCGCGCGAAGATCCGGCTTCACGCCGCGCTGTGCGCGCTCGAATTGCTGTTGCCGGAGGCGCTGGGCGAATAAAGCGCTGCGGCGCGCTCTTCGAAAGCGCCGATCATCTTGCGCAGGGCCCGGTCGAAGACCTGGCCAGCCAGCATCTCGAACATGCGGCTCTTGAACGCGAAATCGACCGAGAAATCGATGAGGACGCCGCCTTCCCCGTCCGGCCGGAACTGCCAGTCGTTGGAAAGATGCCGCAGCGGCCCGTCGACATAATCGACATGCACGCTTTCCGGCCGGCGCTTGACGACGCGCGAGGTGAAGGTCTCGCGCAGCCCCTTGAAGCCTACGACCATGTCCGCCACCATTTCCGTCTCGCTCTGCGAGCGGACGCGGATGGCCGTCACCCAGGGCAGGAACTCCGGATAGGAAGCCACATCGGCCACCAGATCATACATCTGGGTCGGGCTGTAGGGCAGTCTTCGGGTTTCGTTGTGTCTGGGCATGGCAGGTCAGCGGGCTGACGCCTCCCCTGCCCGCGATCCGGCCGGGCCGATACCCGAAGCGGCGGCGGCCTTCGCCAGCGCAGCCTCGCGCGCCGCGCGCATCTGCTGGAAATCCGCACCGGCATGATAGCTGGAGCGCGTGAGCGGGCTCGATGCCACCTGCAGGAAGCCCTTGGCGCGCGCGATTGCCGCATAGGCCTTGAATGCCTGCGGCGTCACGAACTCCATCACCGGCGCATGTTTGGGCGTGGGCCGCAGATACTGCCCCATGGTGAGGAAATCGACATCGGCCGAGCGCATGTCGTCCATCACCTGATGCACTTCGAGCCGCTGCTCGCCCAGGCCGAGCATCACGCCGGACTTGGTGAAGATGGAGGGATCAAGCTTCTTCACCATCTCCAGCAGACGCAGCGAAGCGTAGTAACGCGCGCCCGGTCGAATGGTGGGATAGAGGCGCGGGACCGTCTCCAGATTGTGATTATAGACATCCGGCCGGGCAGCGACGATCGCCTCGACAGCGGCTTCATGCTTGTTACGGAAATCCGGCGTGAGGATTTCGATCGTGGTTTCCGGCGTGGTGCGACGCAGCGCTTCGATCACCTTGACGAACTGCCGTGCGCCGCCGTCGGGCAGGTCGTCCCGGTCGACGGAGGTGACCACGATGTGCTCCAGCCCCATTTCCGCGCAGGCATCCGCCAGATTCTGGGGCTCGCGGAGGTCGACGGGACGCGGCATGCCCGTCTTGACGTTGCAGAAGGCGCAGGCGCGCGTGCAGACATCACCCAGGATCATCACCGTGGCGTGCTTCTTCGTCCAGCACTCCCCAATGTTCGGGCAGGCGGCTTCCTCGCAGACGGTCGCCAGTCCCTTGTCCCGCATCAGCTTGCGGGTCGCCTCATAGCCCTGGCTGACGGGGGCCTTGACGCGGATCCAGTCCGGCTTGCGCGAACCCAGGCCGCGCGGTTCCGAGGAAATGTCGTTCATGGGGTCCAGATAGCGATCCGCGCGCCGCCTTGCCAGCCCTGTCGAACTTGTGCAGGAGCGAAATCGCCATGGCAACATTCGCGAACATGCTCGAAGGATATCGGCGCTTCCGCAGCACCGGCTGGACGAATCAGCGCGCGCGATGGGAGCAACTGGCCGACGGCCAGAGCCCCCGCGTCATGGTGATCGCCTGTTCGGACAGCCGCGTGGACCCGACCGAGATATTCGACGCCGATCCGGGCGAGATCTTCGTCGTGCGCAACGTTGCCGCGCTGGTGCCACCTTTCGAGACCAGCCCGGGCCACCACGGCGTCTCGGCGGCACTGGAATTCGCGGTGCAGATGCTGGGCGTCGAGGAGATACTGGTGCTCGGCCACGGCCTGTGCGGCGGCTGCCATGCCGCGCTGACGCAGGACATGCATGGCGCGCCGCCGGGCGAAGGGGGCTTCATCGCCAGCTGGATTTCCCTGCTCGACGACGCCCGCGCGGACGTCATCGCCCGTTACGGCGAGAACCGCAGCCGTGATGTCGGCCGCGCGATGGAACAGGCGGCCGTCAAGGTCAGCCTCGCCAACCTGCGCACCTTCCCATGGGTAAGGGAAAAGGAGAACCGCAACGTCTTGTCCCTGAAGGGAGCCTTCTTCGCCATTTCCGACGGGAAGCTCCACTTGCTGGATGAACAGACAGGTGTCTTCACGCCCTATGAATAGCCCTTTCCGCCTGTTCACTTATGGCCAGCTCATGCCCGGCGGAACGGGGTATCAGACGCTCGGCCTCGAGCACCGGACCCGACATCTCGGAGCTGACCGGGTGGCGGGCCGCCTTTATCATCTCGGCGATTATCCAGGCCTCATCACTGGCCCGCATGGGATCGTCCAGGGGGAAATCCTGGAGTTCGAGGAGCCCGGACTGATCGAAGAGATCGATCTCTACGAGCTTTACGATCCGGAAAATCCGGTCGGTTCGGAATATCGTCGGATCGAGGTCGATCTGCTCGATAGTTCCCGGCGCGTCTGGACATATGAATATAACCGCACCGTCCGGGATCGCCCGATCATCGCCACCGGAAACTGGCGGATGCGCTGAGATTCGCGACGCGTTCCAGAGCGATCCTCCGTGGAACGCCGGCCCTGTCCGGCGATCGCCCGCGACTTGAAAATGCGCCGGGCGGCTGACACATCCCGCTCATGGCCTTCATCGCAAAGCACATCAGGATCACCGGCCGGGTACAGGGCGTGTTCTATCGCGGCTGGACGGTTGCCACGGCTCGCAAGCTGGGACTGGCCGGCTGGGTGCGCAACCGGCTGGATGGCAGCGTCGAAGCCTTCGTGCAGGGCGAGGACGGGCAGGTCGAGCATTTCCTGATGCTCGCGCGGTCCGGCCCGCCTGCCGCACAGGTCGATGCGGTCCGAGACAGTCCCGCGAGCCCCGGCGACCACCATCTGTTCGAGCAGCGCCCGACCGCCTGAGCCACAGGTCGGCAGTCTCTCGCCGCTACCGCGAAAAGGCGCCCGCAACCGAGCGAGCGCCTTTTCACCATGCCGTTTCAGGTCAGCGCGTCAGCTTCTTGTAAGCGAGGCGGGTCGGGCGATCCGCCGCATCGCCGAGCCGGCGGCGCTTGTCTTCCTCATAGGCCTCGAAATTGCCTTCGAACCATTCGACGTGGCTGTTGCCCTCGAAAGCGAGGATGTGCGTGGCGAGTCGGTCGAGGAAGAAACGATCGTGGCTGATGACCACGGCGCAGCCGGCGAAATTCTCCAGCGCATCTTCCAGCGCACGGAGCGTCTCGACGTCGAGGTCGTTGGTCGGCTCGTCCAGCAGGAGGACATTGCCGCCCTCCTTGAGCATCTTGGCGAGATGCACGCGATTGCGCTCGCCGCCGGACAGCTGCCCGACCTTCTTCTGCTGGTCGACGCCCTTGAAGTTGAACGCGCCGACATAGGCCCGCGTCTGGATCTCGTGCTTGCCGATGGTCATGAGATCATGGCCGCCGCTGATCTCTTCCCAAACATTGTGGTTGGGATCGAGCGAATCGCGGCTTTGGTCGACATAGCCGAGCTGGACCGTCTCACCGACCTCGATCGTGCCGCTGTCGGGCGTCTCCTGGCCCGTGATCAGCCGGAACAGGGTCGACTTGCCGGCGCCGTTCGGGCCGATGACGCCCACGATGCCGCCCGGGGGAAGCAGGAAGTCGAGATTCTCGAACAGCAGCTTGTCGCCATAGGCCATGGTGAGGCCCTTGGCCTCGATCACCTTGCCGCCGAGGCGCTTGGGCGTCTGGATGACGATCTGCGCCTTGCCCGGTGCGCGGTTCTCCTGCTTCTCGACCAGTTCGTCGAACGCGCGGATACGCGCCTTGCTCTTGGTCTGCCGCGCCTTGGGAGACTGGCGAATCCACTCCAGCTCCTCCTTGATGGCCTTCTGGCGCCCCGCTTCCTCGCGCTCTTCCTGCTCCATGCGCTTGGCTTTCGCCTCGAGCCAGGCGGAATAATTGCCCTCGAACGGGATTCCCCTGCCCCGGTCCAGTTCCAGCACCCAGCCCACGACATTGTCGAGGAAGTAGCGATCGTGGGTGACGAGGATCACATTGCCCGGATAATTGATGAGATGCTGTTCCAGCCACTGGACGCTCTCGGCGTCGAGATGGTTGGTCGGCTCGTCGAGCAGAAGGATATCGGGCTTCTCCAGCAGCAGCCGGCACAGCGCGATGCGGCGCTTCTCGCCACCGGAGAGATTCTCGACGCCCCAGTCGCCCGGCGGGCAGCGCAGCGCTTCCATGGCGATCTCGAGCTGGTTGTCGAGTGTCCAGCCATCGACGGCATCGATCTTTTCCTGAAGCTCGCCCATCTCGGTCATCAGCGCATCGAAATCGACATCTTCGGGCGGGTCGCCCATGATATTGCTGATTTCATTGAAACGATCGACGAGATCGGCGACGGGGCGCACGCCGTCCTTCACATTCTCCATCACCGTCTTGTTGGGATCGAGCTGCGGCTCCTGCGGCAGATAGCCCACGCGAATGCCCTCGCCCGCCCAGGCCTCACCCTGGAACTCGGTGTCGATGCCGGCGATCACCTTCATCAGCGTCGACTTGCCGGCACCGTTCACGCCGATGACGGCGATCTTCGTCCCGGGCAGGAACTGAAGGTTTATGTTGTTGAAAACCGGCTTGTTGGCGCCGGGAAAGGTCTTGGTCAGCCCCTTCATGACAAAACTGTACTGGACGGCCATGGAGATCGGTCCTCAAATGGGATTTGGGTTGTGGAAAAATCCCGGCCCGGTTAGCCGAGCCGGCGTTGCTTGGCAAATGTCCGCTGACATGGTGCGAGTCCGGGGCCACGGTGCCGCCACCGAGACTCGCAGCTCAGCCGATCTCGCATGCTGCGCTGCGACAATTTCCAATTGGATCGGTTGAAAAGCCTATTGATTTCCCCGCTGCACGCGTTAATTGGGCGGCTCGTGCTTCTTAGCGGAAGCACGCACTTTGCTATGGGAGCCAAATAATATGAAGAAGTTTGCTGTGGCCTGCGCTGCTGCTGCGCTGATGAGCCTGGCTGCGTGCGGCGAGAAGCCGGCGGCTGAGATGAACAACGCGAGCAACGAAGTCGTCGTTGACGAGCTCGAGAACGCCGCGAACGCCGTCGACAATGCTGCCAACGCCGTCGACAATGCCGCGAACGTTGCCAACGTTGCCAACGCGACGAACGCCGCAGAGTAATCTGCGCGAATTTCGGTTCGATGAATAATTCGCAAGGGCGGTGTCGTAACGCGGCGCCGCCCTTTCCGTTTCCTGAAAACGCCTGACCTTCGGGCCGCCCCGGGACGCAAACAAAGATCACCATGGCGATTGCCGAGCCGCTCCCGCTTCGTTAAGCGGGCAGCCGTCGGGGAGTAGCGCAGCCTGGTAGCGCATCTGCTTTGGGAGCAGAGGGTCGCAGGTTCGAATCCTGTCTCCCCGACCATTTATCCATCCGTGCCATTCCCTGCCTCGCATGCACGGTCCGCCGCATCGCCCGGAACATTCTCACCACGGCCGGATTTTCTTCCTGTCCCCCAAGCGAGGGACGAAAGGAGAGAACCGAAATGGCAGAGCAGACACCGCGCAATAATCAGGACCAGAATCGCCAGCAGGGCGGAAATGCCGAGCGCGATCGCCAGCAGTCCCAGCAGCAGGACCAGAACCGGCAGCAGCAGGGCGGCGAGCGCCAGAATAATCAGCCTCAGCGCTGACGGGTCCATTCCTGAAGAGGCAAGGGCCGCCCATCGGGCGGCCCTTTTGTCATATCCGCGTGTCGCGGTGGAACGGCAAAGCTGGCCATCCCACCGTCATTCCTTACTGGTGCGGCGGAATCAGCTCGGGTTCGCTGCCTTCCGCCGCGGGCTTGCCCGTGCGGGCCAGCAGGCTGCGCGAGCGGCCATAAGCGAAATAGATCAGCAAGCCGACGATGTTCCACCCCACGAAGCGTACCAGTGTCGTGGAAGGCAGGCTGATGAGCAGATAGATGCAGCCCAGGATCGCCAGCGTGCCGACGAGATAGGGCTGTGGGCAACGGAAGACCCGGGCGAGGTCCGGCGCGCGACGACGCAGGATCATCATGCAGGCCGCGACCGCGATGAAAGCAATGAGCGTTCCGGCGTTGGCCAGTTCGGCGATCTCGTCGAGACGAAAGAAACCGGCAACTGCAGCCACGAAGACGCCCGTGATCGCCGTGATCTTCACCGGCGTGCCGGTGCGCGGCGACACATCGCTGAGGGAACGCGGCAGGAGGCCGTCCCGTGCCATCACGAAGAAGATGCGGCTCTGCCCGTACATCATCACGAGGATGACCGAAGGCAGAGCGATCAGTGCGGCGGCCGCAATGGCCCATGCAGCGAAGGGATGTCCCAGGGTCCGCAGGACAAGCGCCAGCGGCTCGGACGAGCCTGCAAGCTCGGTAAAATGCAGCGAACCGACGGCAGAGACCGCCACTGCCATGTAGATGAGCGTGCAGACCGCCATCGAGCCGATGATGCCGATGGTGAGATCGCGGCCGGGATTGCGGGCCTCCTCTGCCGAGGTCGCCACCGCGTCGAAGCCGTAGAAGGCGAAGAAGACGATGGCCGCCGCCGCCATGACGCCACGCGTCGTGCCGCCGATTTCATGACTGCCGAAACCATAAGGCATGAACGGCTCGAAATTGCCGGCGGAGAAGCTGGGCAGCGCCAGTATTACGAAAAAGGACAGGGCCGTCAGCTTGATGATGACCAGCACGATGTTCAAGGTGGCGCTTTCCCGCGTGCCGGCAATGAGCATGCCGGCAATCGCCAGCGCCACGAGCACGGCGGGAAGATTGATGATCCCGCCGCCATGGGGCCCCGCCAGGAGCATCGGCGGCAACTCGATCCCGACGGACTGGATCCAGCCGACCAGATAGCCCGACCAGCCGACCGCCACAGTGCTGCACGCCAGCGAATATTCGAGGATCAGGCTCCAGCCGACCACCCAGCCGATGGTCTCGCCCATCACGGAATAGCTGTAGGTATAGGCGCTGCCTGCCGTGGGAATGAGCGTTGCGAGTTCGGCATAAGCGAGCGCCGCGCAGGCGCAGACGGCCCCGGCGATCGCAAAGGCCAGCACCACGGCGGGCCCCGCCCTGTCAGCGCCCACGCCGGTGAGTGTGTAGATACCCGTTCCCACGATGGCGCCGACGCCAAGCGCAATCAGGTGCGGCCAGGACAGCGTCGGTTTCAGCCGACGATGATGATCATGCTGTCCACCGCCGATCGGCTTGATCGGCCCCCAAAATCCTGAACTCACCCCAAAATCTCCCTGTTTATCTTATCGGATGATCCGGGAGAGTCGCGACCCTATTCCGGACTTTCCAACTGTTGCGTAAGGTCATCGATGGTTGCGCGCGTATGGGCGTCCGTCAATGCCAGCACTTTCTCGACGTCCCGGGCGAGCCAGGCATCGAGGATCTCGCGATGCTCCTCGTTCGCGCGCTCGTCGCGTCCCAGCGGTTCGAGATGCTTGCGGACATAGCGCTCCGACAGAACGTGCAGGCGTTGCAGAATATTGACGGTGAGATTGCGGTGGCTCGGCGCCAGCAGCGCGAGGTGGAACGCCCGGTTGAAGGAGCCCACGCCATAGCCGCCCTCGTCCGTCACCTGGTACAGCGTGGCGAAGACGTCCTGCGCGGCGCGGCGCTCCTCCTCGTTCGCGTTCAGGGCGGCAAGGGCCATGGTTTCCGGCTCGAGCTTCAAGCGCAGATGATAGACCTCGTAGGCCTCCTCCGTACTGAGCGGGCGCACGAAGAAGCCGCGATTGGCATGCGAGATCAGGAGACCTTCCTGTTCGAGACGCGCCAGCGCCTCGCGCAGCGGGATCTTGGAAATGCCCAGTTCGGCCGCGAGAAGATCCTGCCGCACCGGGCTCTCGGGCGGAACACGGCCGGAAAGGACGCGCTCGCGCACGAGATCCACGAGCTGCTCTGAAAGATTGCGAATGACGAGACTCATGCCGGCTCCACGCAGAGGCCCCCCGGATCGGGGAAGAAGATGCACCTTTAGACCATAAGTGGGGGCAAATACGATCCGTCACGACATCACACCACCGAAAATCCGTGCCAGAACGGGTCCGACCGATCGATCCAGATGGTATTGAACCCGGTTGAGATCGCAGAGCCTTGAATAGAGGGAATAATGGCCGGCTTTCCTCCCACGGTCGTGACTTCCTCAATTCTTCCCGTGAAGCGGCTGCAAATATAGCTTTCATGCACGAAAGGCTCGCCGGGCTTGAGCAGCCCCTTGGCATGGAGATGGGCGAGCCGCGCCGAGGTGCCGGTGCCGCAGGGGCTGCGGTCGATCGCCTTCTCGCCATAGAAGACGGCGTTGCGGCCATGGGCGCCCTCACCCTTGGGCTTGTCGGTCCACATGACGTGATTGACGCCGCGGATGCTGGGCTCCTCGGGATGGACGGGCTCGATCTTCTCGCGCACCATTGACCGGATGGTGCGGCTCAGCTCTATCAGCTGGCTCGCGCTCATGCCGTCCAGCCCCTCGTAGCGACCCTGGGGCTCGATGATCGCATAGAAATTGCCGCCATAAGCGATGTCGAGCGTGATCGGGCCCAGCCCGGGCACGTCCAGCTCGATACCCGCCTCGGCGAGATAGGAAGCGACATTGCGGAACCGTATGAAACTCACGCGATCGCCGTCGACCTCATAGTCCACGTCCAGCCGTCCCGCCGGGACATCGACGCGCAACTTGCCCGGCGTGGCCGGCGTTATCAGGCCATTTTCGAGACCGAATGTGAGCATCCCGATGGTGCCATGGCCGCACATCGGGAGAGACCCGCTGGTCTCGATAAAGATGATGCCGATGTCAGCGTCGGGCGATGGCGACGGATAGAGAAATCCGCCGGACATCATGTCATGCCCGCGCGGCTCGAAGCAGAGCCCGGTGCGGATCCAGTCGAACCGCTCCAGAAAATCCAGCCGCCGCTCAGCCATGGTCGCGCCCCTGAGATGAGGGGCGCCGCCGGCAACCAGTCGCACTGGATTGCCGGCGGTATGGCCATCGATGCAGAAGAAGACGTGCTTCACGCCGCCTCAGGCCGCTGTCGCCAGACTGGGCTGCGTTGCAGCGCACGTCTCCACCCAGCGAACGACGTCCTCGCGACGCTTGCCTTCGAGCGGCATGCGCGGCAGGCGCACATGCTCGCTGCCACGGCCCATGATCGATTCGGCCAGCTTGATCGATTGCACGAGATCATGCTCGGCATCGAGATGAAGCAGCGGCATGAACCAGCGATAGATACGCAGCGCCTTCTCCATGTCGCCATCGTTGATCGCGGCGACCAGCGCGACGGATTCCCGCGGGAAAGCGCTGGTGAGACCCGAAATCCACCCATGGGCGCCGAGGATCAGCCCTTCGAGCGCCACGTCGTCGAGACCCGCCATCACGATGTAGCGATCTCCGAACGCATTGATGATGTCCGTGAAGCGACGCGAGTCCGGCGCACTTTCCTTCACCGCGACGATGTTGGATTGCGCGGCGAGCCGCTCCAGCGCATCGATGCCGATCGAGACACGATAAGCGGGCGGATTGTTGTACAGCATGATCGGCGCATCGACCGCCTGGGCGATCGTCTCGAAATGCGTGCACAGCTCGCCCACGGTGGGGACGTAGACCAGGGCCGGAAGGACCATGAGCCCGTCCGCGCCAGCCTTGACCGCATCCTTCGCATAGGCGACGCCCTGCGCAGTGGTCAGCTCGGATACGCCCGAGAGCCAGGGCACGCGACCGGCGATGACTTCCTGAGCCGCCGCGAGCACCTGCCGCTTCTCCTCAGGCAGAAGGGCGTTGTTCTCGCCACAGGTGCCCAGGATGATGAGGCCATCCACGCCATCCTTGATCAGATTGTCGAGAACCGTCTGCGTGGCCTCGAAATCGATTGCGGAATCCGCCGTAAACTGGGTGGTGGCGGCAGGGTAGACGCCCCGCCAGGTTAATTTCGTTTCTTGCACTTAACTCTCCGTTGTCCACCCGTATCGTATACGGTATATTGTCTGAGAGGCCAAGAGGTAATTTTGTGTCGAAGAATGTCATCGTGATTGGCGGCGGGGTGGTCGGGTTGGCCGCAGCCGCTGCATTAGTGGAAGCCGGCCATCAGGTTCGCGTGATCGCCCCTCTCAGCGACTCGCAGCCAGCGAGCTGGGGCAATGCCGGGCACATCGCTGTCGAGCAAGTCGAACCGCTCGCATCGCGGGCTGCGATCCGCTCCGTTCCGCGACGCCTTTTCTGGCGGGGCGGCGCCTTGTCCCTACCTGTCGCGAGCCTCGCGACATGGCTCCCCTTCACGCTGCGGTTGGTGCGCGCAGCCGCGCCTTCCCGGTTCGAAGCGGGCAAGACGGCGCTGCGAGGCTTGCTCGCCGCGTCCCTCCCGGCCTGGCGGCGCCTCACGCAGCGGATGGAAACTCCCGATCTCCTGCGGGAAGATGGTCACTTCATCCTTTGGGAAAAGCATGAATCCGCCCTCAGGGGTGAGGCGGCCTGGAGCGCCGTCGACACGGGCGAAGCGCACTTCCGCAGAGCCAGCGTCGATGAACTCGCGCATCTCGGCAATCTCATCCTCCCCAAGCCAGCCGACGCGATCCGTTTCGAAGGCAGTGCCCATATTGCCGATCTCGGGCTTTGCCTGGACGCGCTTCGCAGACTCGTCGAGCGGAGCGGCGGCGAGATGCGGGACGGACGCGCCAGCGCCCTTGCATCCGGGCCTTCGGGCGGGGTCTTGGTCACGCTCGAAACCGGCGAATGCCTCGAGGCGGATCATGCCCTGCTCTGCGCGGGCGCGCGTTCATCCGAGCTGATGCGCCCGCTCGGCTACCATGTCCCGATGATCGACGAACGGGGTTATCATGTCGAGGCGCCGGTCACCGCCGCGCAATGGCCGGAACATCTGCCGCCCATCGTCTTCGAGGACCGGCAGATGATCGTGACGCGCTTCAGGGACAAGCTGCGCGCGGCGAGCTTCGTGGAACTCTCGAGGCCGGGCGCCCCCGCCGATCCGGCCAAATGGCAACGGCTAGAGGACCATATCGCAGCACTCGGCCTCCCGATCGGCAAGGACGCAACGCGCTGGATGGGCTCGCGCCCTACCCTTCCCGATTATCTGCCGGCCATCGGCCGGTGCTCGCGCCATCCCGCCATCTTCCATGCCTTCGGGCATCAGCATCTCGGCTTGACGCTGGCCGCCGTCACGGCCGACATAGTGGCCGACATGATCGCCGGAAAAGCGCCACCCCCGGCGCTCTCCCTCGATCGCTTCTGACTTTTGACGCAAGGAATGACCATGACACAGATCGGCGGCTCGGATGCGGCAACGGAGCTGGCATCCCTTGGCCCATGGCCCTCGCCGGCCCCGGCCATAACCGCGGACGAATATGCCAGCCGCATCGCCAAGGCGCGGACTCTGGCGGCGCAGGAAGGTGTGGACGCGGTCTTGATCGG
Proteins encoded:
- a CDS encoding bifunctional 2-C-methyl-D-erythritol 4-phosphate cytidylyltransferase/2-C-methyl-D-erythritol 2,4-cyclodiphosphate synthase, translating into MVSPPRTAAIVLAAGSGSRTGAMRPKQYRPLAGRPVAAHSILALRGHPAVDIVLLVVAPGMADEARAMLGDEAADVLIVEGGASRRQSVANALEALASAETPPARVLIHDSARPVLPAGVIDRLLSALATGAAGAMPVLPVADTLVRAEGDEAGAVIDRAVLRRVQTPQAFDFEVVLAAHRGWSGELEPTDDAQMVRATGSAVRLVEGDTRLDKITWPGDHERMERELMAIMTARTGLGFDVHRLVAGAPLWLCGVEIPHSHGLSGHSDADVAIHALVDAILGALAEGDIGSHFPPSDPQWRGARSGQFLAFAAERVRARGGIIDHVDVTIICEAPKIGPHRDAMRSALARIMDIPESRVSVKATTTERLGLTGRGEGIAAQTLASLRLPEEPAFPAP
- a CDS encoding CinA family protein, translating into MAGVAEAKICLLPEELVMLAREVIEANRKLGRRIVVAESCTGGLVSAALTEIPGSSAVFEAGFVTYSNAQKISLLGVSEDVLDTFGAVSIATAWAMAQGALNRSGADIAVSITGVAGPDGGTELKPVGTVVFARAERGDESENVVADLRRFEDEGRAKIRLHAALCALELLLPEALGE
- a CDS encoding type II toxin-antitoxin system RatA family toxin, with protein sequence MPRHNETRRLPYSPTQMYDLVADVASYPEFLPWVTAIRVRSQSETEMVADMVVGFKGLRETFTSRVVKRRPESVHVDYVDGPLRHLSNDWQFRPDGEGGVLIDFSVDFAFKSRMFEMLAGQVFDRALRKMIGAFEERAAALYSPSASGNSNSSAHSAA
- the lipA gene encoding lipoyl synthase — encoded protein: MNDISSEPRGLGSRKPDWIRVKAPVSQGYEATRKLMRDKGLATVCEEAACPNIGECWTKKHATVMILGDVCTRACAFCNVKTGMPRPVDLREPQNLADACAEMGLEHIVVTSVDRDDLPDGGARQFVKVIEALRRTTPETTIEILTPDFRNKHEAAVEAIVAARPDVYNHNLETVPRLYPTIRPGARYYASLRLLEMVKKLDPSIFTKSGVMLGLGEQRLEVHQVMDDMRSADVDFLTMGQYLRPTPKHAPVMEFVTPQAFKAYAAIARAKGFLQVASSPLTRSSYHAGADFQQMRAAREAALAKAAAASGIGPAGSRAGEASAR
- a CDS encoding carbonic anhydrase, with product MATFANMLEGYRRFRSTGWTNQRARWEQLADGQSPRVMVIACSDSRVDPTEIFDADPGEIFVVRNVAALVPPFETSPGHHGVSAALEFAVQMLGVEEILVLGHGLCGGCHAALTQDMHGAPPGEGGFIASWISLLDDARADVIARYGENRSRDVGRAMEQAAVKVSLANLRTFPWVREKENRNVLSLKGAFFAISDGKLHLLDEQTGVFTPYE
- a CDS encoding gamma-glutamylcyclotransferase family protein, with the translated sequence MNSPFRLFTYGQLMPGGTGYQTLGLEHRTRHLGADRVAGRLYHLGDYPGLITGPHGIVQGEILEFEEPGLIEEIDLYELYDPENPVGSEYRRIEVDLLDSSRRVWTYEYNRTVRDRPIIATGNWRMR
- a CDS encoding acylphosphatase gives rise to the protein MAFIAKHIRITGRVQGVFYRGWTVATARKLGLAGWVRNRLDGSVEAFVQGEDGQVEHFLMLARSGPPAAQVDAVRDSPASPGDHHLFEQRPTA
- the ettA gene encoding energy-dependent translational throttle protein EttA — its product is MAVQYSFVMKGLTKTFPGANKPVFNNINLQFLPGTKIAVIGVNGAGKSTLMKVIAGIDTEFQGEAWAGEGIRVGYLPQEPQLDPNKTVMENVKDGVRPVADLVDRFNEISNIMGDPPEDVDFDALMTEMGELQEKIDAVDGWTLDNQLEIAMEALRCPPGDWGVENLSGGEKRRIALCRLLLEKPDILLLDEPTNHLDAESVQWLEQHLINYPGNVILVTHDRYFLDNVVGWVLELDRGRGIPFEGNYSAWLEAKAKRMEQEEREEAGRQKAIKEELEWIRQSPKARQTKSKARIRAFDELVEKQENRAPGKAQIVIQTPKRLGGKVIEAKGLTMAYGDKLLFENLDFLLPPGGIVGVIGPNGAGKSTLFRLITGQETPDSGTIEVGETVQLGYVDQSRDSLDPNHNVWEEISGGHDLMTIGKHEIQTRAYVGAFNFKGVDQQKKVGQLSGGERNRVHLAKMLKEGGNVLLLDEPTNDLDVETLRALEDALENFAGCAVVISHDRFFLDRLATHILAFEGNSHVEWFEGNFEAYEEDKRRRLGDAADRPTRLAYKKLTR